A genomic region of Synechococcus sp. NOUM97013 contains the following coding sequences:
- a CDS encoding GIY-YIG nuclease family protein translates to MAAAPRQGDLFHQPAAGASDQQEASLALSADQLRSWQERVHRLQAPLFETTAPVDSQGSLFGAASAPADYIQPLSLNPLPLSFWRWPESPHQGAALYWVMDRPEHLNLPILLYLGETKAADRRWKGEHDCKAYLAAYQEACASCGLLCSPSIRFWGDVPQGTRARRQLEQTLIRRWQPPFNKEMRDRWATPFQAD, encoded by the coding sequence ATGGCTGCTGCTCCCCGCCAGGGCGACCTGTTCCATCAACCAGCTGCCGGCGCCTCCGATCAGCAGGAGGCCAGCCTCGCGCTCAGCGCAGACCAACTGCGCAGCTGGCAGGAGCGGGTGCATCGCCTCCAGGCCCCGTTGTTTGAAACCACGGCCCCAGTCGACAGCCAGGGCAGCCTGTTCGGCGCCGCCAGCGCTCCAGCCGATTACATCCAACCGCTGAGCCTGAACCCCCTGCCGCTCAGTTTCTGGCGCTGGCCGGAGAGTCCCCATCAGGGAGCGGCCCTCTACTGGGTGATGGATCGCCCGGAGCATCTCAACCTGCCCATCCTTCTCTATCTGGGCGAAACCAAGGCCGCCGATCGCCGTTGGAAGGGCGAGCACGATTGCAAGGCCTATCTGGCGGCCTACCAGGAGGCCTGCGCCAGCTGCGGACTGCTCTGCAGCCCGAGCATCCGCTTCTGGGGAGATGTTCCCCAAGGGACCAGGGCGCGGCGGCAATTGGAACAGACGCTGATCCGGCGCTGGCAGCCTCCCTTCAACAAGGAAATGCGTGACCGCTGGGCCACCCCCTTCCAAGCCGACTGA
- a CDS encoding leucyl aminopeptidase: protein MKISLSPATPEAWSGSVLALGIPKDDPQGLVAAMEQRFNLQLSAWLKQKPFTGKSGDLASMQLLRNDCTALVLVGLGDAAEVDRNSLRRAAAAAARAAKGQSGSLALHLPWGSEDPAGDAIAAAEAVRLSLYSDLRFRSKPEPQPCPDQLELLGQWPAGIDAALAAIQPVCAGVELARELVAAPPNSVTPSELANTAAALAKDHGLELKVLERSDCEAKGMGSFLSVCQGSDMDPKFIHLTYRPSGAVQKRLVLVGKGLTFDSGGYNLKVGAAQIDMMKFDMGGSAAVFGAMRAIAELQPAGVEVHMLVASCENMINGSAVHPGDIVTASNGTTIEINNTDAEGRLTLADALVYASELKPDAIVDLATLTGACVIALGDEIAGLWSSDDGLSEALESAASSADEGIWRMPLHSSYRKGLKSLLADMKNTGPRPGGSITAALFLKEFVDAGIPWAHIDIAGTVWTDKGRALNPSGATGYGVRTLVNWVLSQASTTTA, encoded by the coding sequence ATGAAGATCTCCCTCTCTCCGGCCACCCCTGAGGCCTGGAGTGGTTCCGTTTTGGCGCTTGGCATCCCCAAGGACGACCCGCAGGGCCTGGTGGCCGCGATGGAGCAGCGCTTCAACCTGCAGCTCAGCGCCTGGCTGAAGCAGAAACCCTTCACCGGCAAAAGCGGTGATCTGGCCAGCATGCAGCTGTTGAGGAACGACTGCACGGCGCTGGTGCTGGTGGGCCTGGGGGATGCCGCTGAGGTGGACCGCAACAGCCTGCGCCGGGCCGCTGCCGCGGCCGCCCGGGCAGCGAAGGGCCAGAGCGGCAGCCTGGCGCTGCATCTCCCCTGGGGATCAGAGGATCCAGCCGGCGATGCCATCGCCGCTGCGGAAGCCGTGCGCCTCAGCCTCTACAGCGACCTGCGTTTCCGCAGCAAGCCCGAGCCCCAGCCTTGCCCCGATCAGCTGGAGCTGTTGGGTCAATGGCCCGCCGGCATCGACGCGGCTCTGGCGGCGATTCAGCCGGTGTGCGCCGGCGTGGAACTGGCTCGGGAGCTGGTGGCCGCACCACCCAACAGCGTTACCCCCAGCGAACTGGCCAACACCGCAGCAGCCCTGGCCAAGGACCATGGCCTCGAACTCAAGGTGCTGGAGCGGTCCGACTGCGAGGCCAAGGGCATGGGCTCCTTCCTTTCGGTGTGCCAGGGCTCCGACATGGATCCCAAGTTCATCCACCTCACCTACCGCCCCAGCGGTGCGGTGCAGAAGCGTCTTGTGCTAGTGGGCAAAGGCCTCACCTTCGATTCCGGCGGCTACAACCTCAAAGTCGGTGCAGCCCAGATCGACATGATGAAGTTCGACATGGGCGGTAGTGCTGCCGTCTTCGGCGCCATGCGCGCCATTGCGGAGCTGCAACCCGCCGGCGTGGAGGTGCACATGCTGGTGGCCTCCTGCGAAAACATGATCAACGGATCAGCGGTGCACCCCGGCGACATCGTTACTGCCTCCAACGGCACCACGATCGAGATCAACAACACCGATGCCGAAGGCCGCCTCACCCTGGCGGATGCCCTGGTGTACGCCAGCGAGCTCAAGCCCGACGCGATCGTCGATCTCGCCACCCTCACGGGTGCCTGCGTGATTGCTCTAGGGGATGAGATCGCCGGTCTTTGGAGCAGTGATGACGGCCTCTCGGAAGCGCTGGAATCCGCCGCCAGCAGTGCAGATGAAGGGATCTGGCGCATGCCGTTGCACAGCAGCTACCGCAAGGGCCTGAAGTCGCTGCTGGCGGACATGAAGAACACCGGTCCCCGCCCCGGCGGTTCCATCACCGCAGCCCTGTTCCTCAAGGAATTCGTGGACGCCGGCATTCCCTGGGCGCACATCGACATCGCTGGCACGGTGTGGACTGACAAGGGTCGGGCTCTCAACCCCTCCGGTGCCACGGGCTACGGCGTGCGCACTCTGGTGAACTGGGTGTTGAGCCAGGCGTCGACCACCACGGCCTAA